The DNA region GGTTGCGCGAGGCGGCGATGCCGATCCCGGTCTTCGTCGCGTCCGCCGCCAACAGCGCGGTGCGCGTGTCGGGCACCGCGGTGTTCATGACATCGACGCCGGATGGTGTCCCCCATGCGCTGCTCCACAACCTCAAGCATAACAAGGTGCTGCACGAGCGGGTTATCCTGTTGACCGTCAAGATCAGGGACGTGCCCGTGGTCGAGGATGACGGGCGCTGCAAGCTGGAGGATCTGGGCCGCGGTTTCTTCCGCATGGTGCTGCAGTTCGGCTTCATGCAGGAGCCGGACGTGCCCGCCGCGCTCAAGAATATCACTGGCTGTGGTCAGGCGTTCAAGATGATGGACACCAGCTTCTTCCTCGCGCGGCAGACCCTGCTGCCATCGGCCAAGCCGGGGATGCCGTTGTGGCGGGAGAAGATTTTCGCCTGGATGCTGCGCAACGCGGAAAGCGCGATGGAATTTTTCCGGCTGCCTACCAACCGCGTCGTGGAACTGGGTAGCCAGGTCGAAATCTGATCCGCCGCGCCTTTGCATAGCCCGAAGTTCACACCGTCCTGAACGATATGATCATCCTTGATCGTGACAGCAAAAAGGGCGCGGCCTTGCGGTCGCGCCCTTCGCTTTTTGCATCGATGTCAGGGATCAGGCGGCGTCGCGATCCTTGCTGCCGATCTCGACCAACTGACCGCCGTTGACGGCGATCTTCTTGGGCTTCATCGCCTCGGGCACTTCGCGCAGCAGTTCGATCGTCAGAAGGCCGTCTGCCAGGTCCGCCTTTTCCACGCGCACGAAATCGGCGAGTTCGAACCGGCGTTCGAAGCTGCGGTTGGCGATGCCGACATGCAGGAACTTGGTGCGATCGGTATTGCCCTCATCCTTGCGGCCGACCACCTGGAGCAGGTTCTGCTGCGCGGTGATGTCGATTTCCTCGGGACGGAAGCCCGCTACCGCCAGCGTCACGCGGTAACGATCTTCGGACAGGCGCTCGATATTGAAAGGGGGGTAATTGTCGCCCTGCGCCAACCGGGCATTGTTTTCGATCAGGTCGAACAGACGATCGAAGCCGACGGTGGAACGGCGATAGGG from Sphingobium sp. HWE2-09 includes:
- a CDS encoding Hsp20 family protein is translated as MTMRGFDLTPYRRSTVGFDRLFDLIENNARLAQGDNYPPFNIERLSEDRYRVTLAVAGFRPEEIDITAQQNLLQVVGRKDEGNTDRTKFLHVGIANRSFERRFELADFVRVEKADLADGLLTIELLREVPEAMKPKKIAVNGGQLVEIGSKDRDAA